Proteins encoded by one window of Actinocorallia herbida:
- a CDS encoding SDR family NAD(P)-dependent oxidoreductase: MSDHRDAGTSPFSGFDLTGRTALITGATRGLGLAIARAFAGAGADIVVSSRKEDACTATAEELRADHGVKAWAMPCNVSSWDQCTELAHRAEQVTGGIDVLVNNAGLSPLYPSLGEITEALYDKVIGINVKGPFRLAALIGEAMVARGRGSIINVTSIESDHPSVYALPYAAAKAALANTTIGLSRALGPHVRVNTISPGPFLTDISKAWDMAKFNAAADQAISMRRAGEPGEIVGAALYLASDASSYTTGATIRVDGGVFGTLG; the protein is encoded by the coding sequence ATGAGCGACCACAGGGACGCGGGGACCTCCCCGTTCAGCGGTTTCGACCTGACCGGCCGCACCGCGCTGATCACCGGTGCGACTCGCGGTCTTGGTCTCGCGATCGCCCGGGCGTTCGCCGGCGCCGGCGCCGACATCGTCGTTTCCAGCCGGAAGGAGGACGCGTGCACGGCGACGGCAGAGGAACTGCGCGCCGACCATGGCGTGAAGGCGTGGGCGATGCCGTGCAACGTGAGCTCATGGGACCAGTGCACTGAGCTGGCCCACCGAGCCGAGCAGGTCACCGGCGGCATTGACGTGCTCGTGAACAACGCCGGCCTGTCGCCCCTCTACCCGAGCCTCGGTGAGATCACCGAGGCCCTGTACGACAAGGTGATCGGGATCAACGTCAAGGGACCGTTCCGCCTCGCCGCCTTGATCGGGGAAGCGATGGTCGCCCGCGGGCGCGGGTCGATCATCAACGTCACCTCCATCGAGAGTGACCATCCATCGGTGTACGCGCTGCCCTACGCGGCCGCGAAAGCGGCTCTCGCCAACACCACGATCGGGTTGTCCCGGGCACTCGGTCCGCACGTCCGGGTCAACACCATCAGTCCCGGACCGTTCCTCACCGACATCTCGAAGGCGTGGGACATGGCGAAGTTCAACGCCGCAGCCGACCAGGCGATCTCGATGCGTCGTGCCGGGGAACCCGGAGAGATCGTCGGCGCGGCCCTCTACCTGGCATCCGACGCGAGCAGCTACACCACCGGAGCGACGATCCGCGTCGACGGCGGCGTCTTCGGCACGCTCGGATGA
- a CDS encoding phosphotransferase family protein: MTAELDGVVDLSALRRWLDVQGVGEGEVADARLLTGGTQNLLVRFRRGDDDLVLRRPGRRPRQNANKLIQREARVLRALQPTAVPHPEFLAVGEDESVAGPAAFVVMRAVDGFNPGECLPQAYQSPDRLRSIADQGITTLAEIAKVDYEACGLGDFGRPEGFLHRQVDRWAAEYSSYLAVPEYRGTRLPGFDHVRDYLATRVPATFKAGLMHGDYHLANLIVEDPGGRLAAVVDWEMSTIGDPLLDLGRYLAMLPDEHGEIVPSAEVAMVAGAMSQEELVLRYEECVGRSVADLDWYVVLGAFKLGIILEGTYARASAGKADTKVGLMLHGAAVNLFDRATRIAQEAA; this comes from the coding sequence GTGACCGCGGAACTCGACGGCGTCGTCGACCTCTCGGCCCTCCGGCGCTGGCTCGACGTCCAGGGCGTCGGGGAAGGAGAGGTGGCGGACGCACGTCTTCTCACCGGGGGTACCCAGAACCTGCTCGTCCGCTTCCGTCGAGGCGACGACGACCTGGTCCTGCGACGCCCCGGCCGCCGACCGCGGCAGAACGCCAACAAGCTGATCCAGCGTGAGGCCCGGGTGCTGCGGGCTCTCCAGCCGACCGCGGTTCCGCACCCGGAGTTCCTCGCGGTCGGTGAAGACGAGTCGGTGGCCGGCCCCGCCGCCTTCGTCGTCATGCGGGCGGTGGACGGGTTCAACCCCGGCGAGTGCTTGCCGCAGGCGTACCAGAGCCCGGACCGACTGCGATCCATCGCCGACCAAGGGATCACGACGCTCGCAGAGATAGCCAAGGTCGACTACGAGGCATGCGGGCTCGGCGACTTCGGGCGACCAGAAGGGTTCCTGCACCGGCAGGTCGACCGCTGGGCGGCCGAGTACTCGTCCTACCTGGCCGTCCCCGAGTACCGGGGGACACGGCTGCCCGGATTCGACCATGTACGCGACTACCTCGCGACCCGAGTTCCCGCGACGTTCAAGGCCGGGCTCATGCACGGTGACTACCACCTGGCGAATCTGATCGTCGAGGATCCCGGTGGTCGACTGGCCGCGGTGGTCGACTGGGAGATGAGCACGATCGGCGACCCGCTTCTGGACCTGGGGCGCTACCTCGCGATGCTTCCCGACGAGCACGGGGAGATCGTTCCCTCCGCCGAAGTCGCGATGGTCGCCGGAGCGATGTCACAGGAAGAGCTCGTGCTGCGGTACGAGGAATGCGTGGGCCGCTCGGTCGCCGACCTGGACTGGTACGTCGTCCTGGGCGCCTTCAAGCTCGGCATCATCCTCGAAGGCACTTACGCCCGTGCTTCGGCGGGGAAGGCCGACACGAAGGTCGGTCTCATGCTCCACGGTGCCGCCGTCAATCTCTTCGACCGCGCCACCCGAATCGCGCAGGAGGCGGCATGA
- a CDS encoding acyl-CoA synthetase — MNKPSASLQEELLAERELAPDDYQRLVESRLDWPIAEGLNLAHECCDRWASDPQRVALTVHRPDRTSRSWTYRQLMDASCALANVLHDAGLRRGDRVAALLDQGVEAYVGALAAWRAGLVYVPLFVGFGVDAVAQRIGTAEVSAVFVDVRYRDVYRGASEQLSESPLVLTVAAAESTGRHASDVDFWESIQAADSIFETVVTQPDECASLVFSSGTTGEPKGCMQSHSVVLPLQSFLRHTVAPNEDEVIFAGANPGWSYGLYTAGLIVQSLGIRRVVYTGTFNPAQWLRVMEEEQVTFVASAPSAFRGLIEAARATGPLPASVRGGISAGEQLLPVVADGWREIGGGRLQDGYGSSEVGMVLADLAFTEPSSTGATLSVVPGFDVSLLDETGQPSTSDGAIALRDMRWPLLGYRGLPEVWADRFVGPYLTTGDLAVRDDEGRYVVVGRADDLIVTAGYNVGPGEVENIIQTLPGIVEVAVVAAPDERRGSVVRAVIVVDGTVSKDALSDQIQEVVRAQLGRHAYPKVIDYVEALPRTETGKVRKNVLRSQPGDGAR; from the coding sequence ATGAACAAGCCCAGTGCCTCGCTCCAGGAGGAGCTGCTGGCCGAGCGCGAACTCGCGCCCGATGACTACCAGCGGCTGGTCGAGTCCCGTCTCGACTGGCCGATCGCCGAAGGGCTCAACCTTGCCCATGAGTGCTGCGACCGCTGGGCTTCGGATCCTCAGCGGGTGGCGCTGACCGTGCACCGGCCCGACCGGACGTCGCGCTCGTGGACCTACCGGCAGCTCATGGACGCCTCGTGCGCGCTGGCCAATGTGCTGCATGACGCCGGACTCCGGCGGGGCGACCGGGTCGCGGCGCTGCTCGACCAAGGCGTGGAGGCCTATGTCGGAGCCCTGGCGGCATGGCGGGCAGGGCTGGTCTACGTGCCGCTGTTCGTCGGTTTCGGGGTCGACGCGGTGGCACAGCGGATCGGCACGGCGGAGGTCTCCGCGGTCTTCGTCGACGTGCGATACCGGGACGTCTACCGCGGCGCGTCCGAGCAGCTTTCCGAGAGTCCGCTCGTGCTGACCGTCGCGGCCGCGGAGAGCACGGGCCGTCACGCGTCGGACGTCGACTTCTGGGAGAGCATTCAGGCCGCGGACTCGATCTTTGAGACGGTCGTGACACAGCCTGACGAGTGCGCATCGCTCGTCTTCAGTAGCGGGACGACAGGCGAGCCCAAGGGATGCATGCAGTCGCACTCGGTGGTGCTGCCGCTCCAGAGCTTCCTCCGGCACACCGTGGCCCCGAACGAGGACGAGGTGATCTTCGCGGGAGCCAACCCGGGCTGGTCGTACGGCCTGTACACCGCCGGCCTGATCGTGCAGTCGCTCGGTATCCGGCGGGTGGTCTACACCGGCACCTTCAACCCTGCCCAGTGGCTGCGCGTCATGGAGGAAGAGCAGGTCACCTTCGTGGCGTCGGCGCCGAGCGCGTTCCGGGGACTCATCGAGGCGGCCCGGGCCACCGGGCCGCTTCCCGCATCGGTCCGCGGCGGCATCAGCGCCGGCGAGCAGCTCCTTCCCGTCGTCGCCGACGGTTGGCGAGAGATCGGGGGCGGGCGGCTTCAGGACGGATACGGTTCGAGCGAGGTCGGCATGGTACTCGCCGACCTGGCCTTCACCGAGCCGTCGTCCACAGGCGCGACCCTCAGCGTGGTTCCGGGTTTCGACGTCTCCCTGCTCGACGAAACCGGACAGCCCTCGACCTCCGACGGTGCCATCGCCCTGCGCGACATGCGCTGGCCGCTGCTCGGTTACAGGGGCCTTCCGGAGGTATGGGCCGACAGGTTCGTCGGCCCATACCTGACCACGGGTGACCTCGCCGTCCGGGACGACGAGGGTCGATACGTGGTCGTCGGCCGAGCCGACGACCTGATCGTCACCGCCGGGTACAACGTCGGCCCTGGTGAGGTCGAGAACATCATCCAGACCCTCCCGGGCATCGTCGAGGTGGCGGTCGTGGCGGCGCCGGACGAGCGGCGGGGCTCGGTCGTGCGAGCGGTGATCGTGGTCGACGGGACCGTCTCGAAGGATGCGCTCAGCGACCAGATCCAGGAGGTGGTGCGGGCCCAGTTGGGCCGTCACGCCTACCCGAAGGTGATCGACTACGTCGAGGCCCTTCCACGCACGGAGACCGGAAAGGTCCGCAAGAACGTGCTCCGCTCGCAGCCCGGGGACGGCGCCCGGTGA
- a CDS encoding 2Fe-2S iron-sulfur cluster-binding protein — protein MTELIIAAVQPRLVPGDVEGNLRRVEELVRGAHGRHRPDLIVLPDSMTSPQGGTVDVDRVPRHIDGAPLNLLRQLAADLGCAITGGALSVRGGHTFQTYMLVEPDGVIYLHNRSVLASSEYAWCRAGTAPGVLISDLLGAQQPLGLVSGPEWASSAVARALHEHRVGLVVGGLDLPMRRGRRKGGRRAAREAAIQFSRCLGVSTVMTGHAAAGLGSRICSPDGTVLAELGHEEGVISAAVPIGRHRVASIPGAMWQPGPIGSRDLGTGTRIAAGAATYWTRWARNDFPWQDSAHSDLPDVIRPDLPAAAGSPQQKGETDDYLTLTVAKRRFPAEGVVHLTLRGPDGAPLPAWRPGAHIDLLLDDEMVRQYSLCGNPGDPHYEIAVLLERQGRGGSVRVHDRLDVGEKVRARGPRNHFELEDAEHYVFIAGGIGITPIKAMVGVAHDRGRSFRLFYGGRSEASMAFADELAERYQESVLLQPEDRDGLLDIRAILTDCPKGTLVYCCGPEALLRAVEAEIRRHPSLGLRLERFSSLPADGGSDAPIELTLEASGLSLTVPAGTSVLTALHEAGVDVDYSCQAGVCGSCEVSVLAGTPEHRDAILTSSQPNDRMLPCVSWARTSHLTLDL, from the coding sequence ATGACAGAGCTGATCATCGCAGCGGTCCAGCCGCGCCTCGTGCCAGGCGACGTCGAAGGCAACCTCCGGCGCGTTGAGGAACTCGTGCGCGGCGCGCACGGCCGGCACCGGCCGGACCTCATCGTGCTCCCGGACTCGATGACGTCACCGCAGGGTGGCACAGTCGACGTCGACCGGGTCCCGCGGCACATCGACGGGGCGCCGCTGAACCTGCTGCGGCAACTCGCCGCCGACCTGGGGTGCGCCATCACCGGGGGAGCATTGTCGGTGCGCGGCGGCCACACGTTCCAGACCTACATGCTCGTCGAGCCGGACGGTGTGATCTACCTGCACAACAGGTCCGTGCTGGCTTCGAGCGAGTACGCGTGGTGTCGCGCCGGCACGGCACCGGGTGTGCTGATCAGCGATCTGCTCGGAGCCCAGCAACCCCTGGGACTCGTGTCGGGACCCGAATGGGCCTCTAGCGCTGTGGCCAGGGCACTTCACGAACATCGCGTCGGTCTGGTCGTCGGGGGACTCGACCTGCCGATGAGGCGGGGCAGGCGGAAGGGCGGACGTCGCGCCGCCCGTGAGGCGGCGATCCAGTTCTCCCGTTGCCTCGGAGTCTCGACCGTGATGACCGGACACGCGGCCGCCGGGCTCGGGTCACGCATCTGTTCGCCGGACGGAACCGTCCTGGCCGAGCTCGGTCACGAAGAAGGGGTGATCAGTGCGGCGGTGCCCATAGGACGCCACAGGGTCGCTTCGATTCCTGGAGCAATGTGGCAACCCGGCCCCATCGGGTCGCGCGACCTCGGCACCGGTACCCGCATTGCCGCAGGCGCGGCGACCTACTGGACCCGTTGGGCGCGCAACGACTTCCCATGGCAGGACTCAGCACACAGTGATCTTCCAGACGTCATCCGACCCGACCTCCCCGCAGCGGCGGGATCTCCTCAGCAGAAGGGGGAGACCGACGACTACCTGACCCTGACCGTCGCCAAGCGGCGCTTCCCTGCCGAGGGCGTCGTACATCTCACCCTCCGAGGTCCTGACGGAGCACCACTGCCCGCTTGGCGTCCCGGCGCGCACATCGATCTGCTGCTCGACGATGAGATGGTCCGCCAGTACTCGCTCTGCGGGAACCCCGGCGACCCGCACTACGAGATCGCCGTGCTCCTTGAGCGCCAGGGCCGAGGAGGGTCGGTCCGGGTTCACGACCGACTCGATGTCGGGGAGAAGGTTCGCGCACGGGGTCCCCGCAACCACTTCGAGCTCGAGGATGCCGAGCACTACGTGTTCATCGCCGGCGGTATCGGAATCACACCGATCAAGGCGATGGTCGGTGTCGCGCATGATCGCGGTCGTTCGTTCCGGCTGTTCTACGGCGGTCGATCCGAGGCGAGCATGGCCTTCGCCGACGAGCTCGCCGAGCGGTACCAGGAGAGCGTTCTGCTCCAGCCGGAGGACCGCGACGGACTTCTCGACATTCGGGCGATCCTGACGGATTGCCCGAAGGGAACCCTGGTGTACTGCTGCGGGCCGGAGGCGCTGCTCCGTGCGGTCGAAGCAGAGATCCGGCGGCACCCCTCGCTCGGGTTGCGTCTCGAACGGTTCTCGTCGCTGCCCGCGGACGGCGGCAGTGACGCCCCGATCGAGCTGACGCTCGAGGCGAGCGGCCTGTCCCTCACAGTGCCGGCAGGAACGAGCGTTCTGACCGCGCTGCACGAGGCGGGCGTCGACGTCGACTACTCATGCCAGGCGGGCGTCTGCGGGAGCTGCGAAGTGAGCGTACTCGCCGGAACTCCCGAGCACCGCGACGCGATCCTGACCAGCTCTCAGCCGAACGACCGAATGCTCCCGTGTGTCTCTTGGGCGCGCACGTCCCACCTCACCCTCGATCTCTGA
- a CDS encoding NAD(P)/FAD-dependent oxidoreductase, whose product MVEQADVVIVGARCAGSAAAAAYAKAGRRVVVVDRAKFPSDVLSTHTMFTAGVKELERIGALDDVLALRPPAVTRAIAEFDNGTDGRATYEEVSDPSTSGYLAISVPRVQLDETLVRAARRAGADVREQCTVTGVRWRGGRASGVTYRDAEGRQRELEAPLVLGADGQQSTVASLVGAERPYRFAHSNRGAVYRYVEDPLADGPETTTMYHWRDGTSLCFIFPTSRPRELIVVFLVDRGEISLARSDPEEFWRRKLVDHPAAAERLRGSSGGSRPRITENLASYFRRATGPGWALIGDSGHFKDPVLGQGIRDAMWAGRTIAEHTAKILDDPFLLDRTMRRWEHEREKDCKFAYLAGIHQGRVQRETSGIVALVPALHDLRLPLVAAAGARGRELGRSIELTRLLAAVASALQRAPDRGAVMRDLVREGRLGAKILISTRRRAFRDSRQVTEMETAERPWNGAGS is encoded by the coding sequence ATGGTCGAGCAAGCAGACGTCGTCATCGTAGGCGCCCGATGTGCGGGTTCAGCCGCGGCCGCCGCCTACGCCAAGGCCGGCCGCCGAGTCGTCGTGGTCGACCGGGCGAAGTTCCCCTCGGACGTGCTCTCGACCCACACGATGTTCACAGCCGGGGTGAAGGAGCTCGAGAGGATCGGAGCACTTGATGACGTCCTGGCGCTCCGGCCGCCGGCCGTCACCCGCGCCATCGCCGAGTTCGACAACGGAACCGACGGGCGGGCTACATACGAAGAGGTCTCGGACCCCTCCACGAGCGGCTATCTCGCCATCTCCGTGCCCCGCGTCCAGCTCGACGAGACACTGGTGCGGGCGGCTCGCCGGGCCGGTGCCGACGTGCGCGAGCAGTGCACGGTCACGGGAGTCCGCTGGCGAGGCGGTCGCGCCAGCGGCGTGACCTACCGAGATGCCGAAGGGCGACAGCGCGAACTGGAAGCCCCATTGGTCCTCGGCGCTGACGGACAGCAGTCGACCGTGGCCTCGCTTGTGGGCGCGGAGAGGCCGTACAGGTTCGCCCACAGCAACCGTGGCGCTGTGTACAGGTACGTCGAGGACCCCCTGGCAGACGGGCCGGAGACCACCACGATGTACCACTGGCGGGATGGCACCTCACTTTGCTTCATCTTCCCGACCTCCCGGCCCCGCGAGCTGATCGTCGTCTTCCTCGTCGACCGAGGGGAGATCTCCCTCGCGCGAAGCGACCCCGAGGAATTCTGGCGGCGCAAGCTCGTCGACCACCCGGCCGCGGCGGAGCGGCTCCGCGGATCATCGGGAGGATCCAGGCCCCGGATCACCGAGAACCTCGCTTCCTACTTTCGCCGAGCCACCGGACCCGGGTGGGCCCTGATCGGCGACTCCGGCCACTTCAAGGACCCCGTGCTCGGTCAAGGGATCCGGGACGCCATGTGGGCGGGTCGCACGATCGCCGAGCACACGGCGAAGATCCTGGATGACCCATTTCTCCTAGATCGCACCATGCGGCGGTGGGAGCACGAGCGAGAGAAAGACTGCAAGTTCGCCTACCTCGCGGGCATCCACCAGGGCCGCGTGCAGCGCGAGACATCCGGGATCGTCGCGCTGGTCCCTGCCCTGCACGACCTGCGCCTCCCGTTGGTCGCCGCAGCGGGGGCGCGAGGCCGCGAACTCGGCCGATCGATCGAGCTCACCCGCCTTCTCGCTGCCGTCGCCTCGGCACTTCAGAGGGCGCCGGACCGTGGGGCCGTCATGCGCGACCTCGTCCGAGAAGGGCGACTGGGGGCGAAGATTCTGATTTCGACGCGCCGCCGGGCGTTCCGCGACTCGCGGCAGGTGACCGAGATGGAGACCGCCGAACGGCCTTGGAACGGAGCGGGCTCATGA
- a CDS encoding PucR family transcriptional regulator, producing the protein MTETSGELRAWLANFVSAELRHEATEASVKRFASAILARCPELGSDPHLHQLMRSAAQAHWTRFLSDLLGTPHEIHLVQPAAELAAEIARRRIPLTTLYTMYRVALESTWDYITQMLGDLPPDVEPSEFLVFFWSRASEWLNGSVGPSVEVYEAERKRLGQGSKARRLELILNVLDGRAPEASRVSAELGGFPISGFSTALILFSDTHDSLSTLETAALRLSRTVGAHHPLTVPPSDRELWCWLSSTSPLDLKALLRSEPLLSRLRVRATVGTSVSGLAGFVRSHHEAVAARAHCERTGSPAAVTCYEDVEILVLLDKDPEAAMAFARRTLGPLADDTVTAARLRETALSFLSHVTANDAAAALEIHTNTVRYRLAKVEEILGGPVSRNPVELALAIRYFNAFANTTALP; encoded by the coding sequence GTGACCGAAACAAGTGGCGAGCTGAGGGCTTGGCTGGCTAACTTCGTCAGCGCCGAACTGAGACACGAGGCAACAGAAGCCAGCGTGAAGCGATTCGCGTCGGCGATTCTTGCGCGGTGCCCGGAACTCGGGTCGGACCCGCATTTGCATCAGCTGATGCGGAGTGCCGCGCAAGCGCACTGGACCCGCTTCCTGTCCGATCTTCTGGGTACGCCGCACGAGATTCACCTGGTCCAGCCGGCAGCGGAACTGGCGGCCGAGATCGCGCGTCGGAGGATCCCGCTGACGACGCTGTACACGATGTACCGCGTGGCTCTCGAATCAACGTGGGACTACATCACCCAGATGCTCGGGGACCTGCCTCCGGACGTCGAACCCTCAGAGTTCCTTGTGTTCTTCTGGAGCCGGGCGAGCGAGTGGCTCAACGGGTCGGTCGGACCTTCAGTCGAGGTCTACGAGGCCGAACGGAAGCGTCTGGGCCAAGGATCGAAGGCTCGCCGCCTCGAGTTGATCCTCAATGTGCTGGACGGCCGGGCGCCGGAGGCAAGCCGGGTCTCGGCCGAACTCGGCGGCTTTCCGATCTCCGGGTTCAGCACGGCGTTGATCCTCTTCTCGGATACCCACGACTCGCTCTCCACGCTGGAGACCGCGGCACTGCGGCTGAGCCGCACCGTCGGCGCCCACCACCCGCTGACCGTGCCGCCCAGCGATCGCGAGTTGTGGTGCTGGCTCAGCTCCACGTCTCCGCTCGACCTCAAGGCGCTCTTGCGGAGCGAACCCCTGCTGAGTCGCCTGCGGGTTCGCGCGACCGTAGGTACTTCCGTATCCGGCCTGGCGGGATTCGTACGGTCGCATCACGAGGCCGTGGCCGCCCGAGCGCACTGCGAGCGGACAGGGTCGCCCGCTGCGGTGACGTGCTACGAGGACGTCGAGATCCTTGTCCTCCTGGACAAGGATCCCGAGGCAGCCATGGCGTTCGCGCGGCGGACGCTCGGGCCGCTCGCCGACGACACGGTCACCGCGGCACGCCTTCGCGAGACGGCGCTCAGCTTCCTTTCGCACGTCACCGCCAACGATGCCGCTGCGGCGTTGGAGATCCACACGAACACCGTGCGGTACCGGCTGGCGAAGGTGGAGGAGATCCTCGGCGGTCCGGTCAGTCGGAATCCGGTGGAGCTCGCGCTGGCGATTCGGTACTTCAACGCCTTCGCGAACACGACGGCTCTACCCTAG
- a CDS encoding TetR/AcrR family transcriptional regulator, translating to MTGEEIAQRIRLVARRFFAELGYDGTDLKTIADAVGLSMAEVQSASGGKRELYLRVFRDLVDEQAEFVAPAVAEFTQDLDGVIRLIDRYVFYNMENRELLALWVQRWLSDAADFKEVERIFWAPPAEQLADVMRPALREDVDVYPAIWMIVWSTYGFLTGGMLVEGAARLPPDSPEGRRRFLAQIHRYLATLVP from the coding sequence GTGACCGGGGAAGAAATAGCGCAACGAATCCGGCTGGTGGCGCGCAGGTTCTTCGCGGAACTCGGATACGACGGCACGGACCTGAAGACGATAGCGGATGCCGTTGGGCTGAGCATGGCGGAGGTTCAGTCGGCCAGCGGAGGGAAGAGAGAACTCTACCTCCGGGTATTTCGCGACCTCGTCGACGAGCAGGCAGAGTTCGTCGCCCCTGCTGTCGCGGAATTCACCCAGGATCTCGATGGCGTCATCCGTCTGATCGACAGGTACGTTTTTTACAATATGGAGAACCGCGAACTCCTGGCGTTGTGGGTTCAGCGCTGGCTCTCGGATGCCGCGGACTTCAAAGAGGTCGAGAGGATATTCTGGGCACCGCCGGCCGAGCAGTTGGCCGATGTGATGCGCCCGGCGCTGCGCGAGGATGTGGACGTCTATCCCGCGATCTGGATGATCGTCTGGTCGACCTATGGGTTCCTGACCGGAGGCATGCTGGTCGAGGGCGCTGCGCGCCTTCCGCCTGACTCTCCCGAGGGCCGTCGCCGCTTCCTGGCACAGATCCACCGATACCTCGCCACTCTCGTCCCGTGA
- a CDS encoding aldo/keto reductase: MEQHTTDLPHRALGGQGLVAGAIGLGTMGMTIAYGAPDERSSIGTIRRAYELGVTLFDTAELYGLGTGSNERLLGRAVKDFRDDVLLATKFGYDFRDPSRIAIALDSRPEHIRQVTDASLRHLGTDHIDVLYQHRVDPNVPIEDVAGTVGELIAEGKVRYFGLSEAGPDTIRRAHAVHPVSVLQTEYSVFERAVEADVLPVVRELGIGFVPYSPLGRGFLTGAVKPAAEYPADDMRGQDDRWQPGNYEKNVAAVHALTALAEGKGISVARLALAWLLAQGDDIVPIPGTRSPQRLEENVAAAQVTLTAADLGRIKEILPHGAAGSRYSDAMMPTWR; encoded by the coding sequence ATGGAACAACACACGACGGACCTTCCCCATCGGGCTCTGGGCGGTCAGGGCCTGGTGGCCGGGGCGATCGGCCTGGGCACGATGGGCATGACCATCGCCTACGGGGCGCCGGACGAGCGGAGCAGCATCGGCACGATCCGCCGCGCTTACGAGCTCGGTGTCACCCTCTTCGACACCGCCGAGCTGTACGGTCTGGGCACCGGGAGCAATGAGCGGCTCCTCGGCCGCGCCGTGAAGGACTTCCGCGACGACGTCCTGCTTGCCACCAAGTTCGGCTACGACTTCCGCGACCCGTCCCGGATCGCGATCGCCCTGGACAGCCGTCCCGAGCACATCCGCCAGGTCACCGACGCCAGCCTCCGCCACCTCGGCACGGACCACATCGACGTGCTCTACCAGCACCGCGTGGACCCGAACGTCCCCATTGAAGATGTGGCCGGCACGGTCGGAGAGCTGATCGCCGAAGGCAAGGTGCGCTACTTCGGGCTGAGTGAGGCCGGCCCCGACACCATCCGGCGCGCCCACGCCGTCCACCCCGTCTCGGTGCTGCAGACCGAGTACTCGGTGTTCGAGCGGGCTGTGGAGGCCGACGTCCTGCCGGTGGTCCGGGAACTGGGCATCGGCTTCGTGCCCTACTCACCGCTGGGCCGCGGATTCCTCACCGGTGCCGTCAAGCCGGCCGCCGAGTACCCCGCCGACGATATGCGCGGCCAGGACGACCGCTGGCAGCCCGGCAACTACGAGAAGAACGTCGCCGCGGTCCACGCGCTGACCGCCCTGGCCGAAGGCAAGGGCATATCGGTCGCCCGGCTTGCCCTGGCCTGGCTGCTCGCCCAAGGCGACGACATCGTGCCGATCCCGGGCACCCGCAGTCCGCAGCGCCTTGAGGAGAACGTGGCTGCCGCGCAGGTCACCCTCACCGCTGCGGACCTCGGCCGGATCAAGGAGATCCTGCCGCACGGGGCGGCCGGCTCGCGGTACTCCGATGCGATGATGCCGACCTGGCGGTAA
- a CDS encoding AraC family transcriptional regulator: MLDRLAAAIDRHCVGPASDTVIPRLSLVAVDEPAEPVGQLYEPMICFVAAGAKRTTAGDLSEVAQAGEMLLTTIDLPVTAALEKVPYRSAVMRLDDRAVADLLVELDETGQVTPAAVTGQVRAPITPELLDAVTRRVELLDTPEDIRPLSPGIESEILYRLLRGSFGDVLRRWSLADSTTSRVRQVARWICERYAEPLSIDAIAAVARMSPASLHRHFKATTGMSPLKYQKHLRMQEARRLLASGDATAAQIAQAVGYVSATQFSREYRSTYGLPPGQDAARLRARLSRTRTAPGRS; the protein is encoded by the coding sequence ATGCTTGATCGTCTCGCCGCGGCAATCGACCGGCACTGTGTGGGACCGGCCTCGGACACCGTGATCCCACGGCTGTCCCTGGTCGCGGTCGACGAGCCCGCCGAACCCGTCGGCCAGCTGTACGAGCCCATGATCTGCTTCGTCGCCGCCGGTGCGAAACGCACCACCGCGGGAGACCTCAGCGAAGTCGCGCAGGCCGGCGAAATGCTCCTCACCACGATCGACCTGCCCGTCACCGCCGCCCTGGAGAAGGTCCCCTACCGATCAGCCGTCATGCGACTCGACGACCGGGCGGTCGCCGACCTGCTCGTCGAACTGGACGAGACCGGCCAGGTCACCCCAGCCGCCGTCACCGGGCAGGTCCGGGCACCGATAACGCCGGAACTCCTCGATGCGGTCACCCGCCGGGTCGAACTCCTCGACACGCCTGAGGACATCCGCCCGCTCTCCCCCGGGATCGAAAGCGAGATCCTCTACCGGCTGCTGCGCGGTTCATTCGGCGATGTCCTGCGCCGGTGGTCGCTCGCGGACTCGACCACGAGCCGGGTACGCCAGGTGGCGCGATGGATCTGTGAACGCTACGCGGAGCCGCTCAGCATCGACGCGATCGCCGCGGTCGCACGGATGAGTCCTGCCAGCCTGCACCGGCACTTCAAGGCGACCACGGGCATGAGCCCGCTCAAGTACCAGAAACACCTGCGCATGCAGGAGGCACGGCGGCTCCTTGCCTCCGGCGACGCCACCGCGGCCCAGATCGCGCAGGCGGTCGGCTACGTGAGCGCCACCCAGTTCAGCCGCGAGTACCGAAGTACCTATGGCCTTCCTCCCGGCCAGGACGCAGCCCGGCTCCGCGCCCGGCTCTCCCGCACCCGCACCGCCCCCGGTCGGTCCTAG